In Bubalus kerabau isolate K-KA32 ecotype Philippines breed swamp buffalo chromosome 4, PCC_UOA_SB_1v2, whole genome shotgun sequence, one DNA window encodes the following:
- the FLCN gene encoding folliculin isoform X1, with product MNAIVALCHFCELHGPRTLFCTEVLHAPLPQGAGSGDGAGRGEPADEEEGGIQMSSRIRAHSPAEGASAESSSPGPKKSDMCEGCRSLAAGHPGYISHDKETSIKYVSHQHPNHPQLFSIVRQACVRSLSCEVCPGREGPIFFGDEQHGFVFSHTFFIKDSLARGFQRWYSIIAIMMDRIYLINSWPFLLGKIRGIIDELQGKALKVFEAEQFGCPQRAQRMNTAFTPFLHQRNGNAARSLTSLTNDDSLWACLHTSFAWLLKACGSRLTEKLLEGAPTEDTLVQMEQLAELEEESESWDNSEAEEEEKGPALPEGAEGRELTKCPAESSLLSDCGAWQPRKLSVFKSLRHMRQVLGAPSFRTLAWHVLMGNQVIWKSRDSDLVHSAFEVLRTMLPVGCVRVIPYSSQYEEAYRCNFLGLSPHVQIPPHVLASEFAVVVEVHTATRSSLHAVGCEGEQPLSKYEFVVTSGSPVAADRVGPTILNKMEAALTNQNLSVDVVDQCLVCLKEEWMNKVKVLFKFTKVDSRPKEDTQKLLSILGASEEDNVKLLKFWMTGLSKTYKSHLMSTVRSPTALEPRN from the exons ATGAACGCCATCGTTGCGCTCTGTCACTTCTGTGAGCTGCACGGCCCCCGCACACTCTTCTGCACGGAGGTCCTGCACGCCCCGCTGCCGCAGGGGGCTGGTAGTGGAGACGGCGCTGGCCGAGGCGAGCCAGCGGATGAGGAGGAGGGCGGCATCCAGATGAGCAGTCGTATCCGTGCGCACAGCCCAGCAGAAGGTGCCAGTGCAGAGTCCAGCAGCCCAGGGCCCAAGAAGTCGGACATGTGTGAG GGCTGCCGGTCACTTGCTGCAGGGCACCCCGGCTACATCAGCCATGACAAGGAGACCTCGATCAAGTATGTCAGTCATCAGCACCCCAACCACCCCCAGCTCTTCAGCATCGTCCGTCAGGCTTGCGTGCGGAGCCTGAGCTGTGAG GTCTGCCCTGGCCGCGAGGGCCCCATCTTCTTTGGGGACGAGCAGCATGGCTTCGTGTTCAGCCACACGTTCTTCATCAAGGACAGCCTGGCCCGGGGCTTCCAGCGCTGGTACAGCATCATTGCCATCATGATGGACCGCATCTACCTCATCAACTCCTGGCCCTTCCTGCTGGGCAAGATCCGCGGGATCATCGACGAGCTCCAGGGCAAGGCGCTCAAG GTATTTGAAGCAGAGCAGTTCGGGTGCCCGCAGCGTGCCCAGAGAATGAACACAGCGTTCACCCCGTTCCTGCACCAGAGGAATGGCAACGCCGCCCGCTCACTGACGTCCTTGACCAACGATGACAGCCTGTGGGCCTGCCTGCACACCTCCTTCGCCTG GCTCCTGAAAGCATGCGGCAGCCGGCTGACTGAGAAGCTCCTGGAAGGCGCACCAACCGAGGACACCTTGGTCCAGATGGAGCAACTTGCGG AGTTGGAAGAGGAATCAGAAAGCTGGGACAATTCTGAGgctgaagaggaggagaaaggccCTGCCCTGCCAGAGGGGGCAGAGGGGCGGGAGCTGACCAAGTGTCCAGCGGAGTCTTCCTTGCTCTCAGACTGTGGAGCCTGGCAGCCACGGAAGCTCTCCGTGTTCAAATCACTTCGGCACATGAGGCAG GTCCTGGGTGCCCCGTCTTTCCGCACACTGGCCTGGCACGTCCTCATGGGGAACCAGGTGATCTGGAAGAGCAGAGATTCAGACCTCGTCCATTCAGCCTTTGAAGTCCTTCGG ACCATGCTGCCCGTGGGCTGTGTCCGTGTCATCCCCTACAGCAGCCAGTATGAGGAGGCCTACCGCTGCAATTTCCTGGGCCTCAGCCCCCACGTGCAGATCCCTCCCCACGTGCTGGCCTCAG AGTTTGCTGTGGTCGTGGAGGTCCACACGGCCACTCGCTCCAGCCTCCATGCGGTTGGGTGTGAGGGTGAGCAGCCTCTCAGCAAGTACGAGTTTGTAGTGACCAGTGGGAGTCCTGTAGCCGCAGACCGAG TTGGCCCCACCATTCTGAATAAGATGGAGGCTGCTCTGACCAACCAAAACCTGTCCGTGGACGTGGTGGACCAGTGCCTCGTGTGCCTCAAGGAAGAGTGGATGAA CAAAGTGAAGGTCCTTTTTAAATTCACCAAGGTGGATAGTCGGCCCAAAGAGGACACGCAGAAGCTCCTGAGCATCCTTGGAGCATCTGAGGAGGACAACGTCAAGCTGCTCAAGTTCTGGATGACAGGCCTGAGCAAAACCTACAAGTCACACCTCATGTCCACGGTCCGCAGCCCCACAGCCTTGGAGCCTCGCAACTGA
- the FLCN gene encoding folliculin isoform X2, with protein sequence MNAIVALCHFCELHGPRTLFCTEVLHAPLPQGAGSGDGAGRGEPADEEEGGIQMSSRIRAHSPAEGASAESSSPGPKKSDMCEGCRSLAAGHPGYISHDKETSIKYVSHQHPNHPQLFSIVRQACVRSLSCEVCPGREGPIFFGDEQHGFVFSHTFFIKDSLARGFQRWYSIIAIMMDRIYLINSWPFLLGKIRGIIDELQGKALKVFEAEQFGCPQRAQRMNTAFTPFLHQRNGNAARSLTSLTNDDSLWACLHTSFAWLLKACGSRLTEKLLEGAPTEDTLVQMEQLAELEEESESWDNSEAEEEEKGPALPEGAEGRELTKCPAESSLLSDCGAWQPRKLSVFKSLRHMRQVLGAPSFRTLAWHVLMGNQVIWKSRDSDLVHSAFEVLRTMLPVGCVRVIPYSSQYEEAYRCNFLGLSPHVQIPPHVLASEFAVVVEVHTATRSSLHAVGCEGEQPLSKYEFVVTSGSPVAADRVGPTILNKMEAALTNQNLSVDVVDQCLVCLKEEWMKWIVGPKRTRRSS encoded by the exons ATGAACGCCATCGTTGCGCTCTGTCACTTCTGTGAGCTGCACGGCCCCCGCACACTCTTCTGCACGGAGGTCCTGCACGCCCCGCTGCCGCAGGGGGCTGGTAGTGGAGACGGCGCTGGCCGAGGCGAGCCAGCGGATGAGGAGGAGGGCGGCATCCAGATGAGCAGTCGTATCCGTGCGCACAGCCCAGCAGAAGGTGCCAGTGCAGAGTCCAGCAGCCCAGGGCCCAAGAAGTCGGACATGTGTGAG GGCTGCCGGTCACTTGCTGCAGGGCACCCCGGCTACATCAGCCATGACAAGGAGACCTCGATCAAGTATGTCAGTCATCAGCACCCCAACCACCCCCAGCTCTTCAGCATCGTCCGTCAGGCTTGCGTGCGGAGCCTGAGCTGTGAG GTCTGCCCTGGCCGCGAGGGCCCCATCTTCTTTGGGGACGAGCAGCATGGCTTCGTGTTCAGCCACACGTTCTTCATCAAGGACAGCCTGGCCCGGGGCTTCCAGCGCTGGTACAGCATCATTGCCATCATGATGGACCGCATCTACCTCATCAACTCCTGGCCCTTCCTGCTGGGCAAGATCCGCGGGATCATCGACGAGCTCCAGGGCAAGGCGCTCAAG GTATTTGAAGCAGAGCAGTTCGGGTGCCCGCAGCGTGCCCAGAGAATGAACACAGCGTTCACCCCGTTCCTGCACCAGAGGAATGGCAACGCCGCCCGCTCACTGACGTCCTTGACCAACGATGACAGCCTGTGGGCCTGCCTGCACACCTCCTTCGCCTG GCTCCTGAAAGCATGCGGCAGCCGGCTGACTGAGAAGCTCCTGGAAGGCGCACCAACCGAGGACACCTTGGTCCAGATGGAGCAACTTGCGG AGTTGGAAGAGGAATCAGAAAGCTGGGACAATTCTGAGgctgaagaggaggagaaaggccCTGCCCTGCCAGAGGGGGCAGAGGGGCGGGAGCTGACCAAGTGTCCAGCGGAGTCTTCCTTGCTCTCAGACTGTGGAGCCTGGCAGCCACGGAAGCTCTCCGTGTTCAAATCACTTCGGCACATGAGGCAG GTCCTGGGTGCCCCGTCTTTCCGCACACTGGCCTGGCACGTCCTCATGGGGAACCAGGTGATCTGGAAGAGCAGAGATTCAGACCTCGTCCATTCAGCCTTTGAAGTCCTTCGG ACCATGCTGCCCGTGGGCTGTGTCCGTGTCATCCCCTACAGCAGCCAGTATGAGGAGGCCTACCGCTGCAATTTCCTGGGCCTCAGCCCCCACGTGCAGATCCCTCCCCACGTGCTGGCCTCAG AGTTTGCTGTGGTCGTGGAGGTCCACACGGCCACTCGCTCCAGCCTCCATGCGGTTGGGTGTGAGGGTGAGCAGCCTCTCAGCAAGTACGAGTTTGTAGTGACCAGTGGGAGTCCTGTAGCCGCAGACCGAG TTGGCCCCACCATTCTGAATAAGATGGAGGCTGCTCTGACCAACCAAAACCTGTCCGTGGACGTGGTGGACCAGTGCCTCGTGTGCCTCAAGGAAGAGTGGATGAA GTGGATAGTCGGCCCAAAGAGGACACGCAGAAGCTCCTGA